The Candidatus Methylomirabilota bacterium genome includes a window with the following:
- a CDS encoding ATP-binding cassette domain-containing protein encodes MIRLHHVCKVFESGPMRLPALNDISFSVDKGEFVVLSGASGAGKTTLLRLLYADERATEGEIEVAGFDVRTLRRSEVPLLRRSLGIVFQDAKLLSGRTVFENIAFVLRVLGTPRREITPKAFQALKAVGLSSRAQAYPAQLSQGEAQRAALARAIVKSPALLLADEPTGNLDEAMAAEILDLIKDIGSRGTTVLLATHQTRLAAQLKRRTLKLGAGVLLKDEG; translated from the coding sequence ATGATTCGGCTCCACCACGTCTGTAAAGTCTTCGAAAGCGGGCCGATGAGGCTGCCCGCCCTGAACGACATCTCGTTCAGCGTCGACAAGGGCGAGTTCGTCGTCTTGAGCGGGGCGAGCGGGGCCGGCAAGACCACCCTCCTCCGCCTCCTCTATGCCGATGAGCGGGCCACCGAGGGCGAGATCGAGGTGGCCGGGTTCGACGTCAGGACCCTGCGCCGCTCGGAGGTTCCCCTTCTCCGGCGCTCGCTCGGCATCGTATTCCAGGACGCCAAGCTCCTCTCCGGCCGGACGGTGTTCGAGAACATCGCCTTCGTGCTCCGCGTGCTCGGGACGCCCCGACGCGAGATCACCCCGAAGGCCTTTCAGGCCCTCAAGGCCGTGGGGTTGTCTTCACGAGCGCAGGCTTATCCGGCGCAGCTCTCGCAGGGCGAGGCTCAGCGGGCGGCCCTGGCCCGGGCCATCGTCAAGTCGCCCGCTCTCCTTCTCGCGGACGAGCCCACGGGAAATCTCGACGAGGCCATGGCGGCCGAGATCCTCGACCTGATCAAGGACATAGGCAGCCGCGGCACCACTGTGCTCCTGGCCACGCATCAGACCCGCCTCGCCGCCCAGCTCAAGCGCCGCACGCTCAAATTGGGCGCCGGTGTCCTCCTGAAAGACGAGGGCTAG
- the gatB gene encoding Asp-tRNA(Asn)/Glu-tRNA(Gln) amidotransferase subunit GatB, translating into MTQAYETVIGLEVHAQLLTRTKMFCGCSTAFGAPPNTQTCPVCQGMPGTLPVINRRAIEYGIKTALALGCTVNADNRFARKHYYYPDMPKNYQISQYEEPLAEHGRLEVEVGGLPRAIGIQRLHLEEDVGKLVHEGSLERALSSQVDFNRAGVPLMEIVSMPDMRSSEEAAAYLKALHAIVVYLEVCDGNMEEGSFRCDANISLRRRGATEYGTKVEIKNMNSFRNVQHALEYEITRQAHALETGERIVQETRLWDPDKARTVSMRSKEFAHDYRYFPEPDLPPLDVEPAWIEGVRATLPELPEARRVRFMEVYGLGAYDADLLTGSRALADYFESTVRACGKPKAAANWVLNELLRELSGDDERALAGCPIPPANLAGLITLIEDGTISGRIAKDVFEKMYRSGEDARTIVSREGLTQVADAGELSAVIDQVLAQHPKVVEDWKNGKKAARGFLVGQVMKATAGKASPAVVNSLLDEKLPKV; encoded by the coding sequence GTGACCCAAGCCTACGAGACCGTCATCGGCCTCGAGGTCCACGCGCAGCTTCTGACGCGGACCAAGATGTTCTGCGGCTGCTCCACGGCCTTCGGGGCTCCGCCCAATACCCAGACCTGTCCGGTTTGCCAGGGCATGCCGGGCACGCTGCCCGTCATCAACCGGCGGGCCATCGAGTATGGCATCAAGACGGCCCTCGCCCTTGGCTGCACGGTCAACGCGGACAATCGCTTCGCCCGCAAGCACTACTACTACCCCGACATGCCGAAGAACTATCAGATCAGCCAGTACGAAGAGCCGCTGGCCGAGCACGGCCGTCTCGAGGTCGAGGTGGGCGGCCTCCCGCGCGCCATCGGCATCCAGCGCCTCCACCTCGAGGAGGACGTGGGCAAGCTCGTCCACGAGGGCAGTCTCGAGAGGGCGCTGTCGAGCCAGGTCGACTTCAATCGCGCCGGCGTGCCCCTCATGGAGATCGTGTCCATGCCCGACATGCGCAGCTCCGAGGAGGCGGCGGCCTATCTCAAGGCCCTCCACGCCATCGTGGTCTACCTCGAGGTCTGCGACGGCAACATGGAGGAGGGCTCGTTCCGCTGCGACGCGAATATCTCCTTGCGCCGGCGCGGCGCGACGGAGTATGGCACCAAGGTCGAGATCAAGAACATGAACTCCTTCCGGAACGTCCAGCACGCCCTCGAGTACGAGATTACGCGGCAGGCGCACGCGCTCGAGACGGGCGAGCGGATCGTGCAGGAGACGCGGCTCTGGGATCCGGACAAGGCGCGGACGGTCTCCATGCGCTCGAAGGAGTTCGCCCACGACTATCGCTACTTCCCGGAGCCGGATCTGCCGCCCCTCGACGTCGAGCCGGCATGGATCGAGGGCGTTCGCGCGACGCTGCCCGAGCTGCCCGAGGCGCGGCGTGTGCGCTTCATGGAGGTGTATGGGCTCGGAGCCTACGACGCCGATCTCCTCACGGGTAGCCGGGCCCTCGCGGACTACTTCGAGTCCACCGTGCGCGCGTGCGGCAAGCCCAAGGCCGCCGCGAACTGGGTGCTCAACGAGCTCCTCCGCGAGCTGTCGGGTGACGACGAGCGGGCCCTCGCGGGATGTCCGATCCCTCCGGCGAATCTGGCCGGCCTCATCACCCTCATCGAGGACGGCACCATCAGCGGCAGGATCGCCAAGGACGTCTTCGAGAAGATGTACCGCTCCGGGGAAGACGCGCGCACCATCGTCAGCCGCGAGGGGCTGACCCAGGTGGCCGACGCGGGCGAGCTCTCGGCCGTGATCGACCAGGTTCTGGCCCAGCATCCCAAAGTCGTCGAGGACTGGAAGAACGGCAAGAAGGCGGCGCGCGGCTTCCTGGTCGGGCAGGTGATGAAGGCCACGGCGGGCAAGGCCAGCCCTGCCGTCGTGAACTCGCTGCTGGACGAGAAACTACCGAAAGTCTGA
- a CDS encoding ABC transporter permease gives MLSFIVSEAFVDLRRAGRVGVSAILLITLSLTALGGFWLLSLNLGRAVSQWRDRVRVVIFLREEPAGSALGDLVRRVEGLPGVQRVRYVSKSQALQSLRQSLGAQAGVLEQLPRNPLPASMEVTPDEDATTPEATRELTARLSALPEVEDVQGGAEWVEGLARWQRLFEIMGLGVGAVLALAAILTVTTATTLVLHVRRAETEIMRLVGASEAVIRLPQLLQGMVQGLLGAVVALALLEIAYAIGAPRLEPLLNLTLGLARAVFLSLPQILLLIAGGAGLGALGGLLARGRATA, from the coding sequence GTGCTCAGCTTCATCGTCAGCGAGGCCTTCGTGGACTTGCGGCGGGCGGGCCGCGTGGGCGTCAGCGCCATCCTGCTCATCACCCTCTCCCTGACGGCCCTCGGCGGCTTCTGGCTCCTCTCGCTCAATCTCGGCCGGGCGGTGAGCCAGTGGCGCGACCGCGTCCGCGTCGTCATATTTCTCCGCGAAGAGCCGGCAGGTTCCGCTCTGGGCGATCTCGTCCGTCGCGTGGAAGGCCTGCCCGGCGTCCAGCGCGTGCGTTATGTCTCCAAGAGCCAGGCCCTCCAGTCGCTGCGGCAGTCCCTCGGGGCTCAAGCGGGCGTGCTCGAGCAGCTGCCGCGCAATCCGCTCCCCGCCTCCATGGAGGTCACCCCGGACGAGGACGCGACCACGCCGGAGGCGACACGGGAGCTGACGGCGCGCCTCAGCGCCTTGCCCGAGGTCGAAGACGTCCAGGGCGGGGCCGAATGGGTGGAGGGTCTCGCCCGATGGCAGCGGCTCTTCGAGATCATGGGGCTCGGGGTCGGGGCCGTGCTGGCCCTGGCCGCCATCCTGACCGTGACCACCGCGACCACGCTCGTCCTGCACGTGCGACGCGCGGAAACGGAGATCATGAGGCTGGTGGGCGCGAGCGAGGCCGTCATTCGCTTGCCCCAGCTGCTCCAGGGCATGGTCCAGGGGCTCCTCGGCGCGGTGGTGGCCCTGGCTCTGCTCGAGATCGCCTATGCCATCGGCGCGCCGCGGCTCGAGCCGCTCCTGAACCTGACCCTGGGTCTCGCGCGCGCCGTGTTCCTCTCGCTGCCGCAAATCCTGCTCCTCATCGCCGGGGGGGCAGGGCTGGGCGCCCTGGGCGGGCTCCTGGCCCGGGGCCGGGCGACCGCATGA
- the gatC gene encoding Asp-tRNA(Asn)/Glu-tRNA(Gln) amidotransferase subunit GatC, with amino-acid sequence MGAPKITLAEVEQVARLARLALTDTEKEKMRRELDGILTYIDKLRALDTEGVPPTSRAVPTTNVMREDELKPSFPREDMLANAPDRAGELFRVPKIIEE; translated from the coding sequence ATGGGTGCCCCAAAGATTACCCTCGCGGAGGTCGAACAAGTAGCGCGCCTCGCGCGTCTTGCCTTGACCGACACGGAGAAGGAAAAGATGCGCCGCGAGCTCGACGGCATCCTGACCTACATCGACAAGCTCCGTGCCCTCGACACCGAGGGCGTGCCGCCCACCTCGCGCGCGGTGCCCACGACCAACGTGATGCGCGAGGACGAGCTCAAGCCCTCCTTCCCTCGAGAAGACATGCTCGCCAATGCTCCCGATCGCGCGGGCGAGCTCTTCCGTGTGCCCAAGATCATCGAAGAGTAG
- the gatA gene encoding Asp-tRNA(Asn)/Glu-tRNA(Gln) amidotransferase subunit GatA — protein sequence MLTGLSVHELGARFRRKEATPTQAARAYLDRISALDPKVKAYMTVTADRALAQAAAADARFQSGAPLGLLDGIPFGLKDVLCTRGIRTTCSSKILETFVPPYDATVVAKLLAAGAVILGKLNMDEFAMGSSTENSAFFTTRNPWDLARVPGGSSGGAAAAVAADLAAATLGTDTGGSIRQPAAFCGNVGLKPTYGRVSRYGLIAFASSLDQVGPFGKDVRDAALVLQAIAGHDPMDSTSVDVAVPDYAAELEGGVRGLRIGIPAEYFIEGLDPEVEAAVRAAIETLRGRGAETQSVSLPHTEYGLAAYYVIAPAEASSNLARYDGVKYGLRVPGARDLIDMYSRTRGAGFGAEVKRRVMLGTYALSAGYYDAYYGQALKVRTLVQRDFQRAFERVDIIVAPTTPGVAFKMGEREDPLQMYLNDVFTIPVNLAGLPGVSIPAGFTQTGLPIGLQIIGKAFDEATVLRAARAYEAVTAWHERKPELTP from the coding sequence ATGCTGACCGGGCTCTCCGTTCACGAACTGGGCGCGCGATTCCGTCGAAAAGAAGCCACGCCCACGCAGGCCGCGCGCGCGTATCTCGACCGCATCTCGGCCCTCGATCCCAAGGTCAAGGCCTACATGACGGTGACGGCCGATCGGGCCCTCGCCCAGGCCGCCGCCGCCGACGCGCGCTTCCAGTCGGGGGCGCCCCTCGGTCTCCTCGACGGCATCCCGTTCGGGCTCAAGGACGTCCTGTGCACGCGCGGAATCCGCACGACCTGCAGCTCCAAGATCCTCGAGACATTCGTGCCTCCGTATGACGCCACCGTGGTCGCCAAGCTTCTCGCCGCGGGCGCCGTCATCCTGGGCAAGCTCAACATGGACGAGTTCGCCATGGGTTCCTCCACCGAGAACTCCGCCTTCTTCACCACGCGGAATCCCTGGGACCTGGCGCGAGTGCCCGGCGGCTCCTCGGGCGGCGCGGCCGCGGCCGTGGCCGCGGATCTCGCCGCGGCCACCCTCGGCACCGACACCGGGGGCTCCATCCGGCAGCCCGCTGCCTTCTGCGGCAATGTCGGCCTCAAGCCGACCTACGGACGCGTGTCACGCTATGGCCTCATCGCCTTCGCGTCCTCGCTCGACCAGGTCGGGCCCTTCGGCAAGGACGTCCGGGACGCCGCCCTCGTGCTCCAGGCCATCGCGGGGCACGATCCGATGGACTCGACGTCGGTGGACGTCGCCGTGCCCGACTATGCGGCGGAGCTCGAGGGGGGCGTGAGGGGACTCCGCATCGGGATTCCCGCGGAGTATTTCATCGAGGGCCTCGACCCGGAGGTGGAGGCCGCCGTGCGCGCTGCCATCGAGACGCTGAGAGGGCGGGGGGCGGAGACGCAGAGCGTCTCGCTGCCTCACACGGAGTACGGGCTGGCCGCCTACTATGTCATCGCTCCCGCCGAGGCCTCCTCTAACCTCGCGCGCTACGACGGCGTCAAGTACGGTCTCCGCGTGCCCGGGGCCCGCGACCTCATCGACATGTACAGTCGGACGCGCGGCGCGGGCTTCGGGGCCGAGGTCAAGCGGCGCGTCATGCTCGGCACCTATGCGCTGTCGGCCGGCTATTACGATGCCTACTATGGCCAGGCCCTCAAGGTTCGGACGCTCGTGCAGCGCGATTTCCAGCGGGCCTTCGAGCGTGTCGACATCATCGTGGCGCCGACGACTCCGGGCGTGGCCTTCAAGATGGGCGAGAGGGAAGACCCGCTGCAGATGTACCTGAACGATGTCTTCACCATTCCCGTCAACCTGGCCGGGCTGCCGGGCGTGTCGATCCCGGCGGGCTTCACCCAGACGGGATTGCCCATCGGGCTTCAGATCATCGGGAAGGCCTTCGACGAGGCGACGGTGCTCCGCGCCGCGCGCGCCTATGAAGCCGTCACCGCGTGGCACGAGAGAAAGCCGGAGCTCACGCCGTGA